The window TGTCCACCGTCTCAAAGGTCAGCTCCTGGCGGCTGGTGTAGATCACAGGTGTTTTACCATCAGCACGCACCCGCTGCACCTCTGTCAACGCGCGATCGCACAGGCTAGCGGCAATGGCAGCGCGATCGGGCCCTTGCAGTTCTGCCACGGGCACTTCAATGCCCACCACCCCCGGCTCCGCCAGCAATTGCTGAAGCTGTTCGGTGGTTTTGCGCACATGGGAACCCACAATCGCCACTCCCGATCGCCCGTCTCGGACATACTGGGCCATGGCTTCAGCGGCCACCGGCTGGGGTGGCAGGGCCGCCAAAGCCGTCAGGATGCTAGCGGCCGATCGAAACAGGAATCGCTTCCCCTGGCTTGCCTGAGACAACAGGGCCGCCGCAAATTGATTTAAATCGGCCTGCATTTCCCCATCCACCACGCAGCATCGATTCCCGGTCAAGGCTTGCAGTCGTTGCTCCAGGGTCAGCCGATCGCCGCGCAAATCGGCCAATTGAAACCGCTCCACCTGGTCTGCGGGAATGCGCCCCGCCGTCTTTTCCGCCACGTAATCCGGCAAGTAGCTGTGGCGATAACCAAACACCGAATCGCGGGCAAATTCCGTCTCGTGGACAGGGGTATCCACACCGTTCACCTTCAGATAATGCACACTGTCGCGGGTGACGCGCCCCCCTTCAAAAAAGGCCGGAACCAGGAAATGAGCATCAAAGGGCCCCAACTCCTCCGCGATCGCGTCAGTCTCCACGGGGTAGTGGCCACGCAGGGTTGAGTCCGATCGGCTCACCACCAGCCAATCCGTCAGCGCCACTTGGGCGATCGCCTGCTTCAAATTACGACAAACCTCCCGCGTCACCGCGTCGGCCGCCTCCGCCGTCAAAGCCCGCGTATTAGTCAGCACAAATACAATTGGCGACGCATCCTCCAACCCCAAACAAAGGGTTTCCACATCCCAACGCATTAACAGCAAGCAACTATGAACCGTCTGGGATCCCGTTGGGTCATCGTCCAAAACAATAATTTTGGGCGCTTTGGTCTGGTCAGAGGGAGAGGCGCTAGACATTGCGGTTCGCTCAGGGAAAATCGCAAGACAACCTTTCTATTTTGCCTGCAATAGTCCTGAAAATCACGCTTTGCAGCAAGATGATGCTAGAGCTTAAATTTCTGAGCTGGTGATTAGCTTTTAATGGGTCTTATTCAATTAACCAATCTGATTGATTAGCAAACTCAGCTTGCCAAGTTTCTGGGAAATGCTGCTTTAGGTAATGCTTGAGATCTTGATTGGCTTCAAGAAATCGTGATTTAAGGCGCTCATAAATCACGAGATCCGGAGTGGGATAGTCACCAGCATTATATTTAGTAAATCCTGAAAACTCATGGGCTGGTAATCCTAGGAATTGCACAACTCGCGCCAGGGTTCCTTGGGGATGCTGGTAGAATTTTTCACTGTTCAGAATCAGCAGTTGATCAGATCCGAAGCGCGATCGCCAAGGTTCGAGCTGCTCGGCGTAGCGTCCCCGAGCCACATAGCTGTAATGCTGATAGGCATAGCTTTGATAGGCTGGATCAGATAGAAAACGATCGGCTTCGCCAGCCAAGCGCTCCGATTCCGCATTCAAAGCCGCTTCCAAGTCCAAAGATTCAAACTGCCACCGCACCTCATGGTAGTAGTGGGATAGGGCGCGATCGGCTGGATTTCGTAATAGAACAATAATTTTTAAGCTTGGATCAAATTCCCAAGCCCGTTGAGCCACCAAAGGATGAAAAATATAGTAGGGACTGGCTTCACCAGTCATTTCATGAGGTTCTGAATTGGCAGGGAACTGTTGCAGATACCAATCAATTCCCTGGTTCCACTGCAAATCGAAGAAATGGACTTCTTTAGTTGCTGCCGATTGAATTTGAGGATGTTGCAGCAAATATTGATACAGAGAAGTGGTTCCTCCCTTTTGCACACCAATAATTAAAAAGCTAGGCTTCATACTAAACTAGTTTCTTGAAACTACTTGTGACTAAAATGGTTGATGAGTTAGGAATTTTTCTGATTTCAACCTGGCAATCAGCTTTGAGTTAATGAATAGACTCTTCAAAGAATTGATTGGTCAAAAATTGATCAAAAATCAACCCAAAACTAGTTAAGCATTAGACCACGTTTAAGCCGTCTTTTAAGCCGTTGCCACCAGGACATTTGTGCCGTTATTCGGGTTGATTCGAGGGTGGTAGACATTTGCTGAAGTTGCATTTGTTGCGCTTGAATTTGCTCTGACTGAGCCGCACAATGTACAAGCAGGCGATCGAGTTCTGCTTTCAGAAACGATTGCGATTGTCGCAACTCAGCTAACTCAGCCAGGTGACTGACTTGGCGATCGCGCAACTGTTGCAGTCGATCGCGCTCTAAGGTTAACGCCTCTTGAGCATCCAACAAATCATTTTGCAGCCGCTCACACTCAATCACCGCCGCTAGTCTTTCCGCCTCCTTGCCCGCAAATACCGCTGGAAAATGTGTTGCGTAAAGCTTGGCATGTTTGGCACAAATATATTCAAACAGGCGCGATCGTTGCTCGGGAATATTGCAACCGCTGACCATCGAAGCCGGGCGACAACGATAGGCAAACCCCACCGCTTCCAAGTGCAAAAACTGCCAGCCCCGTTCAGCAATACTAAGCCAAAAATCCCAGTCTTCATAGCCCAATTGATCGGGAATTTTGGAGTCATAACCGCCAATGTCTGACCAGATTGAGCGACGAAACACCGCACAGGCATCGATCGCATTACCGCGCAGCAGCAAATCCACTGAAAATCGAGGCACTTGCACCAACCCAGATTCGGCTCCAAATCGCTCTAGGTTGCCATAAACGACACCCACTTCCGGATGTTGTTCTAACAGTTCGATCGCCCGAGTCAGGTATGGAAGCTTGACACAATTGTCCGCATCCAAGGGCAAAATATGACAACCTTTTGCTGCTCGAATTCCACAGTTTCTGGCCGCCGATAAACCCTGGTTTTCCTGGTCAATAACTTGATAGCCCTGAGCTTTCAGAACTGAGAGTTGCTCAAGAGTCAGTGGATCCGTTGAGCCATCATTCACAACAATAATTTCCCAATGACTCCCACCACAGCTTTCCACACTGGCGATCGCCTCATTCAGAAATTCGCCATGGTTGTAGCAGGGAATCACCACAGATAACAGCACTGGCTTTTCAACAACCGTAGGAATCACAAATTCCTGTTGAGGCATACCTGAGTTCATGATCTAATCGCCCTACACAAACTTGGCTTTCAGACGTTTCAAAGCTTGCTGTATCCGCCAACCTTTAGATTGCTCAACCGTTTTGAGCTGCGCTCGCATCTGATCTAGTTTTTCCGCAAACTGCTGAGATAGTTGATGCATTTCCTGTTGATGGCGAAAATTATTCTGAATCAAGCAACCATGCAGGGCCAACACAGCACGTTCTGGCGGTACACCGTCATAAATTGGTGGATTGTCATCAATACTGGGCGCAACAGTGACCCAATCCGGCATAGAACTGGATAGATCTGCTGCTTGATCTAAGGCTTTTAAGAGTGAAAAGTATCGCGGCGCAATTGTATAGAGCGATCGCGCCAGCGGGTAATCCCAACCCAAGCTTGCAAACAGTTTAGGGTCAAAAATTTGAGAAAGAACTTCGGGTTCAGCTTGATCTGCTTGAATAGCTAAGTTCAGCTTAGTTTGTAGTAGCTTTAGCCCAGTTTTTGGGTTTTCTAAAAAAGCGTTGACATTAATCAGTAAACTTTGGTCTTGATGTTTTTCATAAAAACGCAGGAGCGATCGATTGTAAATATACCAACTTCGTAGCGCATAATCGGGGTTTGCCACGAATGTTGGATGATTGACTCGCAACACTGAATCTGCCACATCCCAAGGGAATCGATACACCAGCAGATAGCGAGCATTGGGCAATAAATCAGCCCAAAAATCTAAGAGCAGCGTTGTTCTCGGGTCTTTCCATCCCCACAATCCTTGACTCGATCGACTAGCAATTAAAGCTTTAGCATCCGGCAGATAAGCATCCAGATTTTGTAAATTGAGCTGCTCGCTTTCCGTCCAGCCCCAATCTGGCCAACCCAGATCATTCGCAGGCGATCGCTCCTGCAAAATTCGGCGTTGAAATTCTAGAAAATCAATATCCTCAAAATAGCCCTTGGCATTATGAATATCGCCATCTAACAGGCGATCGCCCAAATCTACACCGAGCGCTCCCACTACCGCCGTCATCAGAGAAGTGCCCGATCGATGCATTCCTGCCACAATCAGCGGCATGTTATTGGGCAGTAAATTTTCAGATCCCGAATGAGCCATAACCATTAACAAATAAATCAACAGATGAATCAAAAAAACTATGGCAATGCTTCCAGTAGGATGCAAATTGCCCCATGGGTTAAATGATTCAGAAAAATGTCAATCCTTAAACCAATTAAACCTTCAAAACCCTCACGGTTCTGAAGCCTTGAGCGGCAATGTCACGGCAGATGCAGGCCCCGCATAAACCGTCACATCAGGATCCACTACCCAATCAATAATGCCACTGGCATGGGAAAAATCTTCCACTTGCACCTTAAACATGGCCGCATCAATCCAGCGATCTAAATAACCAAAATGCCCATCAATTGTTCCAGAAACTCCAGCATTCATAAAGTAAGCACCTGCATTTAACAGGCACTTAAATCGAAATTTGACCTTGGCAACCGAGCCAGCTTTCACCTGCTCGATCGCAAAGTTACGCCCCACCAACGATGCGCCACCTAACTCCAAGCCGCTCACAGTTTTAATGAGCATTCCGAAGCGCACTTGCGTCACATCTTGCTCAAATTTCACGGTGTAAGTGTACAGATACTCATCCCGACCAACAAGATAGTTCACCACCTCGCCATTTAAAGTTGTAATTTTTGGATCCTGAATCTTCGCGCCCCGAGAAATATAGGCGATTGTCTGTGGCGGCTGCATCTGAGCATCAAAGTAGGCCTTAAGCCGAGTTGTTCCCAGGTGCTTCTGCGGAGTCCGGGGCGCAACCGGTTGCAGTAGATCCGTTGAAGCTGCCATGCTTTCAATAATAGTCAGTTCTTTGTGGCTAAAAACATTAGCTTCTGAGCCGTTTAAGCGCCGAATTTCTTCTCGTAGCTCCTGAGCTTTATTGGGTGGAGCGTAGCTAAGTTTTTGATACTTATCAACAACTAATTTCGGATTACCATCTAATAGCAATTCACCACGATCTAGCAAGATAGCGCGATCGCACAACTCAATAATTGTCGATGCTCCATGAGAAACAAAGAGAATCGTTCCCCCTGCATCTCGCACTGAATGAATCTTCGCAAAACACTTTCGCTGAAAAGCCTCATCTCCTACAGAGAGAGCTTCATCAACCACCAAAATATCAGGATCCGAATGAATGGCAACGGCAAATGCTAGCCGTACAAACATGCCACTCGAGTAAGTTTTGACTGGCTCATCTAAAAATTCGCCAATATCTGCAAATGCAGCGATTTGGTCAAACTTTGCCTCCACTTCTCGGCGTGACAGACCCAACATTTGGGCATTGAAAAATACATTTTGCCGACCCGTAAATTCTGGGTTAAAGCCGCTTCCTAACTCCAAAAGTGCGGAAATTCGCCCCTGCACTTGCACAGAACCACTGGAGGGCTGCAACGTTCCCACAACCATCTGTAAGGTTGTACTTTTCCCAGAACCGTTTCGGCCCACAATGCCTAAGGTTTGTCCTCGGGGAACCTCAAGGTTGAGATCTTTAACCGCCCAAAACGCATTCGCTTGCTGACGATTTGGTAACAGCAACTCCTTTAGGCGATCGACCGGCTTCGCATACCGCTGAAACGACTTAGAAACACTCTGAAGCGAAATAACAATATCGTTCATTAGGGCTAAGGACAGTCAGACTCCAACCAAGGATAGTTACCAGATCTTCGCACCGCGACACAGATCCGGTAAACCGCGAATTTGCAGGTTCCAAACACCTTAGCAGAAACTACTCAGCATTGATGCATTCACCCGGTCGGATCCAGCATCTCCTAAAGCACATCCGCAAACCCTGGCCGCAACCGGCGATAAACCCAACGCCCCACAACATAAGCCACGAGCGAATAACCAACCGTTGCCAGCCATTCTCCCCAATGCGTGATTTGCCCTGTAATAGCCAGCTCTCGGTAAATTTCAACGACTACCGCAGCCGGATTCAGCCACAACAACCAATCACGCCACTCAGCCGGCACAGCCGAGAGTGGATAAACAATTGGGGTCAAATAAAACAGCATACTCAGCACAACCAGTAAAGACTGTGCTAAATCTCGAATAAAAACCGTTAAGCCAGCAACCAGATAACTCAGCCCGATCGTCAGCAACAGTTGTGGAATCCAAATCAACGGCATCAAAATTAAAGTTAACTGTAGTTCCTGG of the Limnothrix sp. FACHB-406 genome contains:
- a CDS encoding glycosyltransferase: MNSGMPQQEFVIPTVVEKPVLLSVVIPCYNHGEFLNEAIASVESCGGSHWEIIVVNDGSTDPLTLEQLSVLKAQGYQVIDQENQGLSAARNCGIRAAKGCHILPLDADNCVKLPYLTRAIELLEQHPEVGVVYGNLERFGAESGLVQVPRFSVDLLLRGNAIDACAVFRRSIWSDIGGYDSKIPDQLGYEDWDFWLSIAERGWQFLHLEAVGFAYRCRPASMVSGCNIPEQRSRLFEYICAKHAKLYATHFPAVFAGKEAERLAAVIECERLQNDLLDAQEALTLERDRLQQLRDRQVSHLAELAELRQSQSFLKAELDRLLVHCAAQSEQIQAQQMQLQQMSTTLESTRITAQMSWWQRLKRRLKRGLMLN
- a CDS encoding sulfotransferase domain-containing protein, which produces MKPSFLIIGVQKGGTTSLYQYLLQHPQIQSAATKEVHFFDLQWNQGIDWYLQQFPANSEPHEMTGEASPYYIFHPLVAQRAWEFDPSLKIIVLLRNPADRALSHYYHEVRWQFESLDLEAALNAESERLAGEADRFLSDPAYQSYAYQHYSYVARGRYAEQLEPWRSRFGSDQLLILNSEKFYQHPQGTLARVVQFLGLPAHEFSGFTKYNAGDYPTPDLVIYERLKSRFLEANQDLKHYLKQHFPETWQAEFANQSDWLIE
- a CDS encoding ABC transporter ATP-binding protein, translating into MNDIVISLQSVSKSFQRYAKPVDRLKELLLPNRQQANAFWAVKDLNLEVPRGQTLGIVGRNGSGKSTTLQMVVGTLQPSSGSVQVQGRISALLELGSGFNPEFTGRQNVFFNAQMLGLSRREVEAKFDQIAAFADIGEFLDEPVKTYSSGMFVRLAFAVAIHSDPDILVVDEALSVGDEAFQRKCFAKIHSVRDAGGTILFVSHGASTIIELCDRAILLDRGELLLDGNPKLVVDKYQKLSYAPPNKAQELREEIRRLNGSEANVFSHKELTIIESMAASTDLLQPVAPRTPQKHLGTTRLKAYFDAQMQPPQTIAYISRGAKIQDPKITTLNGEVVNYLVGRDEYLYTYTVKFEQDVTQVRFGMLIKTVSGLELGGASLVGRNFAIEQVKAGSVAKVKFRFKCLLNAGAYFMNAGVSGTIDGHFGYLDRWIDAAMFKVQVEDFSHASGIIDWVVDPDVTVYAGPASAVTLPLKASEP
- a CDS encoding four-carbon acid sugar kinase family protein; the encoded protein is MSSASPSDQTKAPKIIVLDDDPTGSQTVHSCLLLMRWDVETLCLGLEDASPIVFVLTNTRALTAEAADAVTREVCRNLKQAIAQVALTDWLVVSRSDSTLRGHYPVETDAIAEELGPFDAHFLVPAFFEGGRVTRDSVHYLKVNGVDTPVHETEFARDSVFGYRHSYLPDYVAEKTAGRIPADQVERFQLADLRGDRLTLEQRLQALTGNRCCVVDGEMQADLNQFAAALLSQASQGKRFLFRSAASILTALAALPPQPVAAEAMAQYVRDGRSGVAIVGSHVRKTTEQLQQLLAEPGVVGIEVPVAELQGPDRAAIAASLCDRALTEVQRVRADGKTPVIYTSRQELTFETVDIRLEFGQAVSALLMAIERGLPEDIGYLISKGGITSNDTLSDGLALRSARLLGQILPGVSVVKTADHHPQFPNLPVVLFPGNVGDANALALVYRRLSQI
- a CDS encoding sulfotransferase family protein, which gives rise to MIHLLIYLLMVMAHSGSENLLPNNMPLIVAGMHRSGTSLMTAVVGALGVDLGDRLLDGDIHNAKGYFEDIDFLEFQRRILQERSPANDLGWPDWGWTESEQLNLQNLDAYLPDAKALIASRSSQGLWGWKDPRTTLLLDFWADLLPNARYLLVYRFPWDVADSVLRVNHPTFVANPDYALRSWYIYNRSLLRFYEKHQDQSLLINVNAFLENPKTGLKLLQTKLNLAIQADQAEPEVLSQIFDPKLFASLGWDYPLARSLYTIAPRYFSLLKALDQAADLSSSMPDWVTVAPSIDDNPPIYDGVPPERAVLALHGCLIQNNFRHQQEMHQLSQQFAEKLDQMRAQLKTVEQSKGWRIQQALKRLKAKFV